One part of the Penaeus vannamei isolate JL-2024 unplaced genomic scaffold, ASM4276789v1 unanchor339, whole genome shotgun sequence genome encodes these proteins:
- the LOC138860958 gene encoding probable zinc transporter protein DDB_G0283629, producing the protein MSKYSLNEHENEHENEHENEHEDEHENEHENEHKNEHKNEHENERENEHENEHENEHKNEHENERENEHEDEHENEHENEHKNEHENERENEHENEHENEHENERENERENEHENEHENEHENEHENEHENEHENEHENEHENEHENEHENEHENEHENEHENAHENEHENEHENVRENEHENEHRA; encoded by the exons ATGTCCAAATATTCTCTG AACGAACACGAGAACGAGCACGAGAACGAACACGAGAACGAACACGAGGATGAACACGAGAACGAACACGAGAACGAACACAAGAACGAACACAAGAACGAACACGAGAACGAACGCGAGAACGAACACGAGAACGAACACGAGAACGAACACAAGAACGAACACGAGAACGAACGCGAGAACGAACACGAGGATGAACACGAGAACGAACACGAGAACGAACACAAGAACGAACACGAGAACGAACGCGAGAACGAACACGAGAACGAACACGAGAACGAACACGAGAACGAACGCGAGAACGAACGCGAGAACGAACACGAGAACGAACACGAGAATGAACACGAGAACGAACACGAGAACGAACACGAGAACGAACACGAGAATGAACACGAGAACGAACACGAGAATGAACACGAGAACGAACACGAGAACGAACACGAGAACGAACACGAGAACGAACACGAGAACGCACACGAGAACGAACACGAGAACGAACACGAGAACGTACGCGAGAACGAACACGAGAACGAACACCGTGCTTAG